Proteins encoded by one window of Desulfovibrio sp.:
- a CDS encoding IMP cyclohydrolase gives MSDLKAMYSTVRKDAFPETMTILLGDEKLVFQKRVWTLDGEEKGLRYGENPDQPAALYALKEGSITCGGLEWRGPGHGIVSAMTEAQMIQAGKHPGKTNLTDVDNGANILQYLADRPAAIILKHNNPCGAAWSKDGVAVALEKAFWCDRIAAFGGAVVVNRPFTREAAEIVAANYFEVVAAPAFEEGVVEILKGRKNLRIMELPGLGRLEELTSSAFLDIKCLSDGGIVVQKSFVNRILSVKDFLPATATTKDGLSVTARAPSPAELDDLRFAWAVEAGVTSNSVIFVRDGATLAIGTGEQDRVGCVELAIHKAHTKYADTLAFRELGMTLYELKLKAVQDAGMAEKLADIERRTEEARGGLIGSALVSDGFFPFRDGVDVALAQGVAAIAQPGGSMRDAEVIMACNEAVPQVAMVFTGQRSFKH, from the coding sequence ATGTCGGATCTCAAGGCCATGTACAGCACTGTGCGCAAGGACGCTTTTCCTGAAACCATGACCATTCTTCTTGGCGACGAGAAGCTCGTATTTCAAAAACGTGTCTGGACGCTGGACGGCGAAGAAAAAGGCCTGCGCTACGGGGAAAACCCCGATCAGCCCGCCGCCCTCTACGCCCTGAAAGAAGGCTCCATCACCTGTGGCGGCCTTGAGTGGCGCGGCCCCGGTCACGGCATTGTTTCGGCCATGACCGAAGCGCAGATGATCCAGGCGGGCAAGCACCCCGGCAAGACCAATCTGACGGATGTGGACAATGGCGCGAATATTCTTCAATACCTCGCCGATCGTCCGGCCGCCATCATCCTGAAGCACAACAATCCCTGCGGCGCGGCCTGGAGCAAGGACGGCGTGGCCGTGGCCCTTGAAAAGGCCTTCTGGTGCGATCGCATCGCCGCCTTTGGCGGAGCGGTGGTCGTCAACCGCCCCTTCACCCGCGAGGCGGCTGAAATCGTCGCGGCCAACTACTTTGAAGTGGTGGCGGCTCCGGCCTTTGAAGAGGGCGTTGTGGAAATCCTCAAGGGCCGCAAAAACCTGCGCATTATGGAACTGCCCGGTCTTGGCCGCCTTGAGGAACTGACCTCTTCCGCCTTTCTTGACATCAAGTGCCTGTCCGACGGCGGCATTGTGGTGCAGAAGTCCTTTGTGAACCGCATTCTTTCCGTCAAGGATTTTCTGCCCGCCACGGCAACGACAAAAGACGGCCTTTCGGTGACGGCGCGCGCGCCCAGCCCGGCGGAACTTGACGACCTGCGCTTTGCTTGGGCCGTGGAAGCCGGGGTGACGTCCAATTCGGTTATTTTTGTGCGCGACGGGGCAACCCTTGCCATCGGCACCGGCGAGCAGGATCGCGTGGGCTGCGTGGAACTTGCCATCCACAAGGCGCACACCAAGTATGCGGACACGCTGGCCTTCCGTGAACTGGGCATGACTTTGTACGAACTCAAGCTCAAGGCTGTTCAGGATGCGGGCATGGCGGAAAAGCTGGCCGACATCGAGCGGCGCACCGAAGAGGCCCGTGGCGGACTCATTGGTTCGGCCCTGGTGTCCGACGGGTTCTTCCCCTTCCGTGACGGCGTGGACGTGGCTTTGGCGCAGGGCGTGGCGGCCATTGCGCAGCCCGGCGGCTCCATGCGCGACGCCGAAGTGATCATGGCCTGCAACGAGGCTGTGCCGCAGGTGGCCATGGTGTTTACGGGGCAGCGCTCCTTCAAGCATTAG
- a CDS encoding DNA polymerase III subunit delta', translating to MNGPLLQAIAAPAFDRLKEVLNRLGAAPPQVLLLEGGSEAQRRDMALYWATRINCPQASATGSPCLACPCCLQTATGEHLDLAAYDGRISNREDEENPGPVRAFNMERVRELKSRLRDAPHGAGRRVVVLAGLSLTRDEAANALLKALEEPSATTVFVLLAPQREQLLPTLVSRSFCLTLPWPDSRATDEDMRPWEEKLAQFLVSGQGLLDALAAKGAMDAATAGRLMLCCQKSINRLMSETLHDNVSSPLDSALSSLGSQGLALVCQWLTEAQDALQYGLTPARAVEALAMRIHTLRLGA from the coding sequence ATGAACGGCCCTCTGCTTCAGGCCATTGCCGCTCCGGCCTTTGACCGGCTCAAGGAAGTGCTGAACCGTCTTGGGGCCGCACCGCCACAGGTCTTGCTGCTTGAAGGCGGCAGCGAAGCCCAGCGGCGCGACATGGCCCTGTACTGGGCGACGCGCATCAATTGCCCCCAGGCTTCGGCCACGGGCTCGCCCTGCCTCGCCTGCCCCTGCTGCCTGCAAACGGCAACGGGCGAGCACCTTGACCTTGCCGCCTATGACGGGCGCATCAGCAACCGTGAGGACGAAGAAAATCCCGGCCCCGTACGCGCCTTCAACATGGAGCGCGTGCGGGAGCTTAAAAGCCGCCTGCGCGACGCGCCACACGGCGCAGGGCGCAGGGTTGTCGTGCTTGCGGGCCTGAGCCTTACCCGTGATGAAGCCGCCAATGCCCTGCTCAAGGCCCTTGAAGAACCCTCCGCCACCACTGTTTTTGTCCTGCTTGCCCCCCAGCGCGAGCAACTCCTGCCCACCCTGGTTTCCCGCTCCTTTTGCCTCACCCTGCCATGGCCCGACAGCCGCGCCACGGACGAAGACATGCGCCCATGGGAAGAAAAGCTGGCGCAATTTCTTGTCAGCGGCCAGGGGCTTCTTGACGCCCTGGCGGCCAAGGGAGCCATGGACGCCGCCACGGCCGGGCGTCTCATGCTCTGTTGCCAGAAATCCATAAACCGGCTAATGTCAGAAACATTACATGACAACGTATCTTCTCCACTTGATTCTGCATTGTCTTCTCTGGGATCGCAGGGCCTGGCGCTTGTCTGCCAATGGCTGACCGAAGCGCAGGACGCTCTGCAGTACGGACTTACGCCCGCACGGGCCGTTGAAGCCCTGGCCATGCGTATACACACGCTGCGCCTTGGGGCTTAG
- a CDS encoding glycosyltransferase family 2 protein, which yields MSSTASSAANSAANCATNCAARVSVIIPAWNLWDMTAACLRSLAEHTRHENIEVVVVDNGSTDATATELEPLGRALFGADFRPVRLPENQGFARGCNAGAAASQGDLLFFLNNDTTMTPDWLPPLRQALEQPRVGAVGPLLLYPNGTVQHCGIYFTPFMAVGHLYEGFPGGHAAPRKRRPLQAITGAALLLRKSVFMDCGGFYEEYCNGFEDMDLCCALRARGYKLAVEGGSVIVHHTSQTPGRFDHNTFNGELLMRRHGGSLKPDLHTLVALDGYELAMGPDLDVWPVLPDAQEERRNRDFDALSASEETCRLMLEQEPLWRGGWYRLMDMLEAGGNAREALHCAVRCAMFFGDAVSRQRLLALTARVEGTDSAASLSAVMKTDAFGTQAGASAGHSADTIAGQSAEPGAQTARTPAESGGMAGGIADITKIKVQQARRAAYARGDGMLAGILNQWLMRYGRP from the coding sequence ATGAGTAGCACGGCCAGCAGTGCGGCAAATAGCGCGGCCAATTGCGCGACCAATTGCGCGGCCAGGGTTTCCGTCATCATTCCGGCCTGGAATCTCTGGGACATGACCGCCGCGTGCCTGCGCTCGCTGGCCGAACATACGCGCCATGAAAACATCGAAGTGGTGGTTGTGGACAACGGCTCCACCGACGCCACGGCCACCGAGTTGGAGCCGCTGGGCAGGGCCCTCTTCGGGGCGGATTTTCGTCCCGTGCGTCTGCCCGAAAACCAGGGATTCGCCCGAGGCTGCAATGCCGGAGCCGCTGCCAGCCAGGGTGATCTGCTCTTTTTTCTGAACAATGACACCACGATGACGCCGGACTGGTTGCCGCCTTTGCGGCAGGCGCTGGAACAGCCGCGCGTAGGGGCCGTGGGGCCGCTTTTGCTCTATCCCAACGGCACCGTGCAGCACTGCGGCATCTATTTTACGCCCTTTATGGCTGTGGGCCATCTTTACGAGGGCTTTCCCGGCGGGCATGCCGCGCCGCGCAAAAGGCGTCCTCTTCAGGCCATAACGGGCGCGGCCCTGCTGCTGCGCAAGAGCGTGTTTATGGACTGCGGCGGATTTTATGAAGAATATTGCAACGGCTTTGAAGATATGGATCTGTGCTGCGCGCTGCGCGCGCGGGGCTACAAGCTTGCCGTGGAGGGCGGCAGCGTCATTGTGCACCATACCAGCCAGACGCCGGGCCGCTTTGACCACAATACGTTTAATGGCGAACTGCTCATGCGCCGTCACGGCGGCAGCCTCAAGCCGGACCTGCACACCCTGGTTGCCCTGGACGGCTATGAACTTGCAATGGGGCCGGACCTTGACGTCTGGCCCGTGCTGCCGGACGCGCAGGAAGAGCGGCGCAACAGGGATTTTGACGCGCTTTCGGCCAGCGAAGAGACTTGTCGGCTGATGCTTGAGCAGGAACCGCTTTGGCGGGGCGGCTGGTATCGGCTAATGGACATGCTTGAGGCTGGCGGAAACGCGCGTGAAGCTTTGCACTGCGCTGTGCGCTGCGCCATGTTTTTTGGCGACGCGGTTTCACGCCAAAGACTGCTGGCCCTGACCGCGCGGGTGGAAGGGACGGACAGCGCCGCTTCACTGAGTGCGGTCATGAAGACGGACGCCTTTGGGACGCAGGCGGGGGCCTCTGCTGGCCACTCTGCAGACACGATTGCTGGCCAGTCTGCTGAGCCAGGTGCCCAGACCGCGCGCACGCCTGCCGAATCCGGCGGTATGGCTGGCGGCATAGCTGATATAACCAAGATAAAAGTGCAGCAGGCCAGACGCGCCGCCTATGCGCGCGGGGATGGAATGCTGGCCGGGATTTTAAATCAGTGGCTTATGCGTTACGGCAGGCCATAA
- a CDS encoding diguanylate cyclase, translating to MHRNSRVLALLAWVFFCLLQAAAPLLSHAASRTVWVGIFPLAGFHRMENGHAVGYTVDYLEQVSRYANWRVEYVHFDNWQEAADALEKEHIDLMGGALFTPERGKRFLYSPYANGTTYTALIAPKGTPFAYEDFNNFTDLRIGIAAGTPWHKNFASYARQHGFTPPPLLPFRDLTALRQALAEQKLDAILTTVTALRDDEVILAKFNPLPFFFIGNRSNHALMDELEQAMAQLKLEQPDLESRLAHTHMWRSYQTPLTKAERDFVAESPLLRVGFPPNRKPMSWFDPATGEARGILPDILRLIGRTSGLRFTFVPMNLGDANLDEYFVRDKIDLCVGALFDPCAKGNPVYTLSAPLLRSGLNLYGKNFFEIPPATSLAVALPQNWLGGRAYMETYYPSTRLQFFDSTEDCLNAVVENKADLLLQNTLEVDYLLTRPRFKDISALQGCSGIEEARVGINATVPPILLSLINKQIMEVDEKSKSQIISENISAVAGPLSLKDMAYEHRTLLAVTGELLLFPLAFVAYVLYLRRKNKSLAQKSERRLTNITNNINGGVISLAANERLDIRNANSGFWYLLDYGDNPPEKPSLADFMLPAEAEHLYQRLEQQRQENATISMELNLRRKDGLWLPALLRCTWACDAHDAAQPCLDCVVVDITEQKRMNEQLEQEKERYRIILEQSQDIIFDVDTEKGQYTCSPNFFSKFGREGTPLFAPDGRPRNDQVVHPDDLPALAEMRRRVRSRERTVFGVMRIPTAQGRYIWCRVQTTRISKNDAPLRIVGKIVDIDEEVRRRAELERLSQRDSLTDLYNKTAFRERVMQSLPATVLDGKTYALLFLDLDNFKALNDSLGHIVGDTALAEAADALKRIFRNADAVGRFGGDEFCVFAMGITRNAIAARAESVLQALSMHFEQDGKAVDITASIGIYVFDGSETTYEDALQKADNAQYRAKQLGKNRYVFHDDPLTLEELAAAQQRGDELDGFGF from the coding sequence ATGCACAGGAACTCCCGCGTCCTGGCGCTTCTCGCTTGGGTGTTTTTCTGCCTGTTGCAGGCAGCCGCGCCCCTGCTGTCCCATGCCGCCTCACGCACAGTCTGGGTAGGCATCTTTCCTCTTGCAGGCTTTCACCGCATGGAAAACGGCCATGCCGTTGGCTACACTGTTGACTATCTTGAGCAGGTGAGCAGATATGCCAACTGGCGGGTGGAATACGTTCACTTCGACAACTGGCAGGAGGCTGCTGATGCTCTTGAAAAAGAGCATATCGATCTTATGGGCGGCGCCCTCTTCACCCCTGAACGCGGCAAGCGCTTCCTGTACTCCCCCTACGCCAACGGCACCACCTACACCGCCCTCATCGCACCCAAAGGCACTCCTTTTGCCTATGAAGACTTCAATAACTTCACAGATCTGCGCATAGGCATTGCCGCAGGAACCCCGTGGCACAAAAACTTTGCCAGCTATGCCAGGCAGCACGGCTTCACGCCGCCGCCGCTCCTTCCGTTCAGGGACCTTACCGCACTCCGGCAAGCCCTGGCTGAGCAAAAGCTGGACGCCATACTCACTACAGTGACCGCCCTTCGGGATGACGAAGTCATTCTTGCCAAGTTTAATCCCCTGCCCTTTTTCTTTATCGGCAACCGCTCCAATCACGCCCTGATGGACGAACTGGAACAGGCCATGGCCCAGTTGAAGCTGGAGCAGCCCGACCTGGAAAGCCGGCTGGCCCATACCCACATGTGGCGCAGCTACCAGACCCCTCTGACCAAGGCGGAACGCGACTTTGTGGCAGAAAGTCCCCTCCTGCGGGTGGGGTTTCCCCCGAACCGCAAGCCCATGTCCTGGTTTGACCCTGCAACTGGCGAAGCCAGGGGCATTCTGCCGGATATTCTGCGCCTCATTGGCCGCACCAGCGGCCTGCGCTTCACCTTTGTGCCTATGAACCTGGGGGACGCAAATCTTGACGAGTACTTTGTGCGCGACAAGATAGACCTGTGCGTCGGGGCCTTGTTCGACCCCTGTGCCAAGGGCAACCCCGTCTATACGCTGTCCGCGCCCCTGTTGCGCAGTGGGCTCAACCTGTACGGCAAAAATTTTTTTGAAATCCCGCCCGCTACGTCCCTGGCCGTTGCCCTGCCGCAAAACTGGCTTGGCGGCCGCGCGTATATGGAAACATACTATCCCTCCACGCGCCTGCAATTCTTTGACAGCACAGAAGATTGCCTGAATGCGGTTGTCGAAAACAAGGCGGACCTGCTGCTGCAAAACACGCTTGAAGTGGATTACCTTCTGACCAGGCCACGCTTTAAAGACATCTCCGCCCTGCAAGGGTGCAGCGGCATTGAAGAAGCCCGGGTGGGCATTAACGCGACCGTGCCGCCTATCCTGCTGAGTCTTATCAACAAGCAGATCATGGAGGTGGACGAAAAAAGCAAAAGCCAGATCATTTCCGAAAACATTTCTGCCGTGGCAGGGCCTCTGAGCCTTAAAGACATGGCCTACGAACACCGGACGCTGCTGGCGGTCACTGGTGAACTGCTGCTCTTTCCCCTGGCCTTTGTTGCCTATGTTCTGTACCTGCGCCGCAAAAATAAAAGCCTCGCCCAAAAGAGTGAACGTCGCCTGACCAATATTACCAACAATATCAACGGCGGCGTTATCAGCCTTGCGGCCAATGAACGGCTGGACATCCGCAATGCCAACAGCGGCTTCTGGTACTTGCTGGATTATGGCGACAATCCGCCGGAAAAACCGAGTCTTGCCGATTTTATGCTTCCGGCCGAAGCCGAGCATCTGTATCAACGGCTTGAGCAGCAGCGGCAGGAAAACGCAACCATAAGCATGGAACTGAACCTGCGCCGCAAAGATGGCCTGTGGTTGCCCGCGCTGTTACGGTGCACATGGGCCTGCGATGCGCATGACGCCGCGCAGCCATGTCTTGATTGCGTTGTCGTTGACATCACCGAACAAAAGCGCATGAACGAGCAGTTGGAGCAGGAAAAAGAACGGTACCGCATCATTCTTGAGCAATCGCAGGACATCATTTTTGATGTGGACACGGAAAAAGGGCAGTACACCTGTTCGCCAAATTTTTTCAGCAAGTTCGGGCGCGAAGGCACGCCGCTGTTCGCTCCTGACGGCCGCCCGCGCAATGATCAGGTCGTGCATCCCGACGACCTGCCCGCCCTCGCGGAAATGCGGCGGCGCGTCCGTTCCCGCGAGCGCACGGTCTTTGGCGTTATGCGCATTCCCACAGCCCAGGGGCGCTATATCTGGTGTCGGGTGCAGACCACCCGCATCAGCAAAAACGACGCCCCATTGCGCATCGTTGGCAAGATCGTGGATATTGACGAGGAGGTGCGCCGCAGGGCGGAGCTGGAGCGTCTTTCGCAACGCGACAGCCTGACTGATCTCTATAACAAAACCGCCTTCCGCGAACGGGTAATGCAGAGTCTGCCGGCCACCGTCCTGGACGGCAAAACATACGCCCTGCTTTTTCTGGATCTGGATAACTTCAAGGCCCTTAACGACAGCCTGGGGCACATTGTGGGTGATACCGCCCTGGCCGAAGCCGCCGATGCCCTCAAGCGTATCTTCCGCAATGCCGATGCCGTGGGGCGCTTTGGCGGCGACGAATTTTGCGTCTTTGCCATGGGCATTACCCGCAACGCCATAGCCGCGCGGGCAGAATCCGTGCTGCAAGCGCTTTCAATGCATTTTGAGCAGGACGGCAAGGCCGTGGACATCACCGCAAGTATTGGCATCTATGTGTTTGACGGCAGCGAGACCACCTACGAAGACGCGCTGCAAAAAGCGGATAACGCGCAATACCGGGCCAAGCAGCTTGGCAAGAATCGCTATGTTTTTCATGATGATCCTCTGACGCTTGAAGAGTTGGCGGCAGCGCAGCAACGAGGGGATGAGCTGGACGGCTTTGGTTTTTAG
- a CDS encoding adenylosuccinate synthase gives MANTVIIGAQWGDEGKGKIVDMLSAQSRAIVRFQGGNNAGHTIKVQGKETILHLIPSGILHEGKICLIGNGVVLDPFVFLEEVDHLAAKGIDVSPARLGISKKAHLIMAYHKSLDKAREAKRAAHKIGTTGRGIGPCYEDKAARIGLRAGDLTNPALVRAKVAHALQEKNTLLRDLYKFEPMDEAAVCEELLALAPRIAPYLTEVEDRLQEVQAEGGDILFEGAQGIHLDIDHGTYPFVTSSNTVAGNASAGCGVGPSALDRVVGIVKAYTTRVGSGPFPTEQLDDTGSYLRTQGHEFGATTGRPRRCGWLDAVILRESVRLCGMTDIALTKLDVLQNLPGLRICVAYELDGRKLDYTPQEEGALERVTPIYEDLPGFEEDITGCTRYDDLPETVRSYIARIEELTGVKVSIVSVGAERTQTIVR, from the coding sequence ATGGCTAATACGGTAATCATCGGCGCACAGTGGGGCGACGAAGGCAAGGGCAAAATCGTTGACATGCTGAGCGCCCAGAGCCGGGCCATCGTCCGTTTTCAGGGCGGCAACAACGCCGGTCACACCATCAAGGTTCAGGGCAAGGAAACCATTCTGCACCTGATCCCTTCAGGCATCCTGCACGAAGGCAAAATCTGCCTCATCGGCAACGGTGTGGTGCTTGATCCCTTTGTATTTCTTGAAGAGGTGGACCATCTCGCCGCCAAGGGCATTGACGTTTCCCCTGCCAGGCTCGGCATCAGCAAGAAAGCCCACCTCATCATGGCCTACCACAAAAGCCTGGACAAAGCCCGCGAAGCCAAGCGCGCCGCCCACAAAATCGGCACCACCGGCCGTGGCATCGGCCCCTGCTATGAAGACAAGGCCGCCCGCATAGGTCTGCGCGCTGGCGACCTCACCAATCCGGCCCTGGTGCGCGCCAAGGTGGCCCACGCCCTGCAGGAAAAAAACACCCTGCTGCGCGACCTCTACAAATTTGAGCCCATGGACGAAGCCGCTGTCTGCGAAGAACTGCTGGCTCTGGCCCCGCGCATTGCCCCCTATCTCACCGAAGTGGAAGACCGCCTGCAGGAAGTGCAGGCCGAGGGCGGCGACATTCTTTTTGAAGGCGCTCAAGGCATCCATCTGGATATCGACCACGGCACCTATCCCTTTGTGACCTCGTCCAATACCGTGGCGGGCAACGCTTCCGCCGGTTGCGGCGTCGGCCCCTCGGCTCTGGATCGCGTGGTGGGCATCGTCAAGGCGTACACCACCCGCGTGGGCTCCGGCCCCTTCCCCACCGAGCAGCTTGACGACACGGGCAGCTACCTGCGCACCCAGGGCCACGAATTCGGGGCCACCACTGGCCGTCCCCGCCGCTGCGGCTGGCTGGACGCCGTTATCCTGCGTGAAAGCGTGCGCCTGTGCGGCATGACGGACATTGCCCTGACCAAGCTGGACGTGCTGCAAAACCTGCCCGGCCTGCGCATCTGCGTGGCCTATGAACTCGATGGCCGCAAGCTCGACTATACGCCGCAGGAAGAAGGCGCGCTGGAAAGGGTCACCCCCATATATGAAGACCTGCCCGGCTTTGAAGAAGACATCACCGGCTGCACCCGTTATGACGATCTGCCCGAAACCGTGCGTTCCTATATCGCCCGTATTGAGGAGCTTACCGGCGTAAAGGTGAGCATTGTCTCTGTGGGCGCCGAACGCACGCAGACCATCGTGCGCTGA
- a CDS encoding cobyrinate a,c-diamide synthase: MPRLCVTALSGGGGKTLLSLGLCRAFVARGVAVQPFKKGPDYIDAAWLRLAAGVPATNLDPYFLEPSRLRALFVHTMRVAAARQASGSHAGSHAGSHADSLADSLADGLADSPSMARQGRLLGLLEGNRGFFDGMDARGSCSTAELSRILACPVIISVDCTKMTRTAAALVRGMLTFEEGVTFAGVILNQVGSARHEKILRQALEEHTDVPVLGALPRLAENPLPERHMGIASCGDDLSPQAQQVLDTLAAFVGSHVDMDRIMAAAQSAPDLEAEAFWPESLGSQSLGPQSLEPESARPESSCPEFAAVSAGVWVSGEETAAAKGVHADAATGDHAAAKTRGTPPVGQGATGRRPRIGYVRDAALWFYYEENLEALRRAGAELVHLSLLPGVDAGHGGHGGAGWPQVDGLYLGGGFPEDHVEALSASPLLRQLSQWAGQGMPIYAECGGFMVLSRGIEREGKLWPMSGILPVTAVFCPKPQGLGYVRGKISAANPFFALDTELRGHEFHYSHCRWEDPEGMPPGLTSESTTESTTESTTESIAESTVEPDTEAAKGSATESTTEAATESPNGLPPVGVPPNGLSPGGLPPDGDGRPSLRWVMQLHKGQGMGPAPGQEPQSPRGRGAQKIDGLVFRNVWASYTHIFAPAAPGWAENFVAAARSFAARDGNTTHE; this comes from the coding sequence ATGCCCCGCCTGTGTGTGACGGCCCTTTCTGGCGGCGGCGGCAAAACCCTGCTTTCACTGGGTTTGTGCCGAGCCTTTGTGGCGCGCGGCGTGGCGGTGCAGCCCTTCAAAAAAGGGCCGGACTATATTGACGCCGCCTGGCTGCGCCTGGCCGCCGGAGTGCCCGCCACCAATCTTGATCCCTATTTTCTCGAACCGTCGCGCCTGCGCGCGCTTTTTGTCCACACCATGCGGGTAGCTGCCGCGCGGCAGGCCAGCGGCAGTCATGCTGGCAGCCATGCCGGCAGCCATGCCGACAGCCTGGCCGACAGCCTGGCCGACGGCCTCGCCGACAGCCCTTCAATGGCGCGGCAGGGGCGGCTGCTCGGCCTGCTGGAGGGCAACCGGGGCTTTTTTGACGGCATGGACGCGCGCGGTTCCTGCTCCACGGCGGAGTTGTCCCGCATACTGGCCTGCCCTGTGATCATCAGCGTTGACTGCACCAAGATGACGCGCACGGCGGCGGCTCTGGTGCGCGGCATGCTGACCTTTGAAGAGGGCGTTACTTTCGCGGGCGTGATCCTCAATCAGGTAGGGTCGGCGCGACACGAAAAGATTTTGCGGCAGGCTCTGGAAGAGCATACGGACGTGCCCGTGCTCGGCGCGCTGCCGCGCCTGGCTGAAAATCCGCTGCCGGAGCGGCACATGGGCATTGCGTCCTGCGGGGATGACCTCTCGCCGCAGGCGCAGCAGGTACTGGACACGCTGGCGGCCTTTGTGGGCAGTCATGTGGATATGGACCGCATCATGGCCGCTGCCCAGAGCGCTCCCGATCTGGAGGCCGAAGCCTTTTGGCCGGAATCATTGGGGTCGCAATCCTTGGGGCCGCAGTCCTTGGAGCCTGAATCTGCGCGGCCTGAATCTTCGTGCCCGGAATTTGCGGCTGTGTCTGCTGGCGTTTGGGTTTCTGGCGAAGAAACCGCTGCGGCAAAGGGCGTTCACGCGGATGCCGCAACAGGGGATCACGCGGCTGCCAAAACACGAGGCACGCCGCCGGTCGGGCAAGGAGCCACAGGCCGCAGGCCGCGCATAGGTTACGTGCGCGACGCCGCCCTGTGGTTTTACTATGAGGAAAATCTTGAGGCCCTGCGCCGGGCCGGGGCCGAGCTTGTGCATCTGTCCCTGCTGCCCGGAGTGGATGCCGGGCACGGCGGACACGGGGGCGCTGGCTGGCCGCAGGTGGACGGTCTGTATCTTGGCGGAGGCTTTCCCGAAGACCATGTGGAGGCCCTGAGCGCTTCGCCCCTGCTGCGCCAGTTGTCGCAGTGGGCAGGGCAGGGCATGCCCATCTATGCCGAGTGCGGGGGCTTTATGGTGCTGTCGCGCGGCATTGAGCGCGAGGGCAAACTGTGGCCCATGAGCGGCATTTTGCCGGTGACCGCTGTTTTTTGTCCCAAGCCGCAGGGGCTTGGGTATGTTCGCGGCAAGATAAGCGCTGCGAACCCGTTTTTTGCGCTGGATACGGAACTGCGCGGGCATGAGTTTCACTACTCCCACTGCCGTTGGGAAGATCCGGAGGGTATGCCGCCCGGTTTGACCTCGGAATCCACAACGGAATCCACAACGGAATCCACAACGGAATCCATTGCGGAATCCACTGTGGAACCCGATACGGAAGCCGCCAAGGGATCCGCAACAGAATCCACCACGGAAGCCGCCACGGAATCCCCAAACGGGCTGCCGCCAGTCGGGGTGCCGCCAAACGGGCTGTCGCCAGGCGGGCTGCCACCAGACGGGGACGGTCGCCCCTCGTTGCGCTGGGTCATGCAGCTGCACAAAGGTCAGGGCATGGGGCCTGCGCCGGGTCAGGAGCCGCAAAGCCCGCGCGGGCGCGGCGCGCAAAAAATCGATGGCCTGGTGTTCCGCAATGTGTGGGCCTCCTACACCCATATTTTTGCCCCCGCCGCTCCGGGCTGGGCAGAAAATTTTGTGGCCGCAGCCAGAAGCTTTGCCGCGCGGGACGGGAACACCACCCATGAGTAG